TATTGCTAATATTGTGGGTGCCTCTCAGTGACgcaacaagaaaaaaatttcggaggggggagggggggtgtaacattataatgttacattattacaatataagatATACATAATCTAAAATCCTGCatggttaataataattcatactaaAGATGTCTGATCGCAAGGCAGTGATTAAAAACGCTGACATGTCTGAAGAGATGCAGCAAGATGCTGTTGATTGTGCTACCCAAGCACTTGAAAAGTACAATATTGAAAAGGACATTGCTGCATATATAAAGAAagaatttgacaaaaaatataatccGACTTGGCATTGCATTGTTGGCCGCAATTTTGGAAGTTATGTTACACATGAAACGAGGCACTTCATATACTTCTATCTGGGCCAGGTGGCCATACTGCTATTCAAGAGCGGTTAATTTTAATTGACTATTGCACATGTCCCCTTCcatatgcaaaattaattaaaaataaaaca
The sequence above is a segment of the Acyrthosiphon pisum isolate AL4f unplaced genomic scaffold, pea_aphid_22Mar2018_4r6ur Scaffold_6253;HRSCAF=6817, whole genome shotgun sequence genome. Coding sequences within it:
- the LOC100574319 gene encoding dynein light chain 1, cytoplasmic encodes the protein MSDRKAVIKNADMSEEMQQDAVDCATQALEKYNIEKDIAAYIKKEFDKKYNPTWHCIVGRNFGSYVTHETRHFIYFYLGQVAILLFKSG